TATCGAAACAACATTATTTTATTATTATGTCCCGTTAGGGACAACAGCTTGGTAAAGAAAAGAAAGGTACAACTCACTTCTTATTGTACCGTAGGTACTAAACTTTCAAGACTATATAGCTTTCAAGCACGCTCAGTTAATTGGGTTGTGCCTATCTGCCTCGTCGTCAAGACGGGCAGCACACAACTTCATAGTGGTTATATATTTTACCAAGCGGTTATGCCTACCTGCCTCGTCGACCCGCTTACCATCGAGGCGGGCAAGGCGGGCGGTATATACTCTTAAAATCCTTATTAATTATAGTTTTTAAAATTTTATTTTAGGTTTTGCGTAACATCATTTATTAAGGTATTTCAGTTCTCTAAAAAAATTAAGAAATACAAAATAATTTCTGAACGTGATTATGTGGAGGTCCTTTTAACTACAGGCTTCTTGAAGCATATTGAAATGACACCGTAAAACATTTTCATTTTCTGGCTCATGCAAATGTATGCCATTTCCTTTACAATATTTATAAACATCACAACTTTTACAAATTCCGGTTTTAGTCCATTGCCTGTTTCGCATCACTTCAAATTTATTATTCCACACTTCGATGAAATCATCTTTGTATATATTTCCCTGAACAAATGCCCTGTTAATATTGGGGCATGCGCTTATCGAGCCATCAGCTAAAACAGATGCAATATTGATTCCTGCACGGCAAAAATAAAAACCATTTCTTACTTTATTTTCATATGAACCAAGGAACCCTTCGCAACCATAACTGATTTCAATTTTATTGTTTTTTCTTGTATTGGAAATGAATTCCATTAACCATCGAAATTGCTTATATGATATATCAAGCAAAGGATTTTCGGCAGCGCGTCCGATAGGAAAAATTGTAAAGAGTCTCCATTTTTTTACTCCTTCTTCAATAAGGAAATCGCGAAGGTTTTCAAGCTCTTTAAAATTTTTTTGATTGACACAAGTTACAACATCATAAACAGGGTCATTTTCTTTTACGATGAGTTTTATTGCTTTTACTGCTTTTTCCCATGAATCATCACGGCCACGCAGCCAGTTATGACTTTCTGAAAAGC
This window of the Bacteroidales bacterium genome carries:
- a CDS encoding TIGR04133 family radical SAM/SPASM protein — translated: MSSIKPTFGQKLKLGLFNKYVKTQTGLHELSYLFWECTLRCNINCLHCGSDCHRDSAIHDMPYPDFIAIAKKVAKVYNPNKTMIVLTGGEPLVRKDIEACGYELYKLGFPWGLVSNGYIFTKERFKTLLGAGLRSVTISLDGFSESHNWLRGRDDSWEKAVKAIKLIVKENDPVYDVVTCVNQKNFKELENLRDFLIEEGVKKWRLFTIFPIGRAAENPLLDISYKQFRWLMEFISNTRKNNKIEISYGCEGFLGSYENKVRNGFYFCRAGINIASVLADGSISACPNINRAFVQGNIYKDDFIEVWNNKFEVMRNRQWTKTGICKSCDVYKYCKGNGIHLHEPENENVLRCHFNMLQEACS